The Aedes albopictus strain Foshan chromosome 2, AalbF5, whole genome shotgun sequence region gagccactgggtgttaagtgtgttgtccgttgtctaatgtttagttatgttcagtctgtgcggcctctggccgaagacgctGTAATTGTCTTTATGTGATCATAGGGAATCgcgtcacttgggcggtggcttctatattcgtctgttttccactataactcagtcaaatttgaaccaattgacacaacttttggaatgtggtgagataggtatagtgtctacccgtgtacaacatttcaagtcaattggttcaaaattgattaagttatagtgaaaaacagacgaatatagaagccaccgcccaagtggcgcgataccctaccgcCTACCACTATTTtctatatcagtataactcgaaagaatagcctatgaatcgaagaaggaaaaatctctgacaaaatattctcagtttcaacgccaactaatcccttaatggtaaaactagaaagaatagcctatgattgaaataAGGAAAAAATTTCGAATGATCATATTGGAAGTtacagctagaatgttatccagagttttccacgcctccaaatccttttgatgatattcggtcaaacggcattctgCCAAAcggccctttcggccaaatggcattcggccaaatagcgGTCGGCCAAGCGACATTCGTCCAAATGATCCGACACCGGAAAAACTACGCCGtggacaattttcaaaaaaatatttttgaaacggttatttaatcgctgaaatttttggaatgcaccttTCTTAGTTtttgaattatggccaattttgttgaaatatgtccaaatgtgccatataagctttttctttgaaaaatcataactcaagaacgaagcatcatagaaacaaagttttttgatgaacatgaaagcaaactttctcataaatccaaaaaaaaatatgaggtggaaatagttttccacaaaatttgccaccgttgagaaaattcatacagaaaagccggaaaaactaaacctgaaatcgcggaaaaccttcaaaaataattttttgagaacgtaatttcataagctttgatcgctgaaatttttggaatgcactttttttctttccagggttatggccaattttgtgaaaaatgacaatgcaagcctatattatatggtcatttttcacaattgGCCATATCTCAGGCACGGAAgaaaagtgcatttcaaaaatttcagcgatcaaagtttatgaaattcttcatcttcttcttcttggcgtaacgtcctcactgggacaaagcctgcttctcagcttagtgttctatgagcacttccacagttattaactgagagcttcctctgccaatgaattttgcatgcgtatatcgtgtggcagacacgaagatactctatgcccaaggaaatcaaggaaatttcctttacgaaaagatcctggaccgaccgggaatcaaacccgtcaccctcagcatggtcatgctgaatacccgtgcgtttaccgcctcggctatatgggcccctatgaAATTACgttctctaaaatatttttttttgaaaattttccgcgagttcgggcatagtttttccggcttttctttataaattttctcaacggtggaaaatttttcggaaaacttttttcatttttttttagatttcagaaaaaatttgctttcatttccattaaaaaactttgtttctacatgcttcgttcttgagttatgattaaaaaaaaaggcttatatggcactttggacatttttcaacaaaatgaaaatctgagacccttcgacccaaacccgtacggtaataaaaaaaaatccacaggtaTAACATGTTTTTCGTTCAGAACATATAATTGGATAATTCCCCAGAACCACCGAAATACGTCTGCgagatttcttagaaaaaaatgacATGAATGTTCTATAAATGTTTGAACTTAGATATTTTGACAGGAATGCATGAAGGAAACCCGAAAGGATTCCCGGAAAAGTCAATAAATgaatcatagatttttttttcctgaaaaactgaaagaatttcgagcgcaatctctgaaggaaatccgtgAAGGATCAATAaggaaataccggaagaaatctctaaaagaatcccttaatgaatatcaggaggaatacctgaaagcatGCCCGAAGAAATCCCGTTAGAAAACCTTAATGGCATCCCGgcaagaatccatgaaagaatccctaaaaaatctcgGAAATTCTACAGGCAACCTAAGAAGAATCAAAGaataggcacagacaaacagacgtaacaccttgaacgattttcatggaaatccatcgcccagttcacactaccatcacctggtggaaaagttgcacgaatcactgtgttgtgcaatatcgtcaacagaaggcgctagtatgAAACGTCcaacgcatagaaaaatgatgcgcgcgcctctggtttcGAAAGCCacaaatatgaaaatttaaaatgatcgttaaaagcgtggtcgatggaaatttcgcaagtgttacgtctgtttgtctgtggaatagGGTTACCATCCAtcctgatttagcaggacatgACCTGATTTCGGAATAATTTTGgccaaaatttctttaaaaatccgatgagttttactaattttcgaaaaaataatatgaaatgtcctgattttctgtatatgcacaccaaaaatcgattaagggtttcagcaaaattttgctgaattttgtcgagctgaaggtttcagtaaacattttgctgaaattcagcaaaattttgctgatatgtttagtaaactctgctgatcaccagtaacgttttgctgaaattcagcaaactttgccgaaagttcagcaaaaaattctgctgaacccttcagctcggcaaaattcagcaaaatattgctgaaagcgtttggtgtgtgggAGCCCTATCAATGAATGGCTTATCAATGAAAGTACCTCGTGAGGACTCAATGAAGgaatcttttcaagaaattctgaaggaacctccGGAGAGATCCCAGAACGAATCCCTGATCGAATCTTGAGAGAGATCTCTTAGAGAATTTTtcggaatttatcaaaaaaaaaatcgtgtattcGAATGAAAAGATGATTCTCTCAGCGTTTCTTAAAATGATTTCAGCAAGAGTTATTTTTAAAGAATCCTCCAGGTTAAGTGCAttcattcctgtttttttttgtgaaagtttcttcaggtattcctccatagattccttcagaaattcctgtggaatttttgTTGGGCcccatttcaatgaatttcttaaaataatcaTCTTGAAATTAGTTCAcgagttttcaaaaaatcatcagatatttcttctgggattctttagtggattccttcaagtattgctATAGAAGTATGTGTATGTATTCCTCCGTATATTTCTACAAAcccgagtagcacacatgttctacataggtctatgcaactcttatatgaccaaatttagtcATATAGGAGTTACATAAACTTGTATAGAACTTGTGTGCTACAAGGGAACAtatcttaaaaaatcctccaggagtattatcatgatttcctccatgagtttttctataagatttttccagaatttcttcaagaaatttctcaagaatttcttctgagatttctcattCAAAGGTTTCTTTAAAATATACAGCTAGAGGAAAATGTTCTTCACagagattttgattttttttcttttgagtgGTTGTCTCAAGCTTTTATTaaataattcttctagaaaattctaaaacggctcttctgggagttcttcaaggggtttctccagaatttcccccagGGATAGCTCAGGATATATTCAGCCAAGTCTTCAACGATTCCTATTTCAGAAATGTTTCTCCCTTggcatttttcaatgattttttcaaaaaaaatctagtatgtactcCTGCAGAGAGTCCACCAGCTTAGcgtattttatccaaagatttcctcaaaaacatttttttttattttcttcagtagctctattagaaattcctccaggttttatttttttttcgcaagaTTCACttctgaaattttcaattttcttgtTTGTGTTCTaatctcttcaaaaattgcaTGAGAaagttttctaagaattcctaagGGTTAGACACTTAGACAGATATAACGAATGTCGATATTTTTAGAGTGATTCTCACGATTCCGCTGGATTAGTCTGGCTTTCACAGAGTGTTACTTAGTACCGCAggaaaatcgagcagtcttgccatATTTTCCGCATTTAAGAGAAGTTTTTGAATGGAAAAAGTAAAAAGGGTAACTCACAATAGCTCCAGATTGTACAAAGCCTTGCCCCAAGAATGATTCCTCCCGAcctggattccatcagaaaatccttcagcacTGGAATAGCACGATCAAGGAAATCATCTCGGGTTAATTATTTCACCAGTACATTTGTCTGcagtttctgcagacatttttaaaaGATTGCTTCATAAGTTCATCTATGTATATTATACATTGTATaactccaggaatccttcagaaatttttcaagcaattttgcatTGGAGTTACTTTTAGAGTTTCTATagaagtttttcatgaattttttttctaggaattaagaagaaattttgaggaatttcttcagatattcttccagacatttatccagaaatttctccagagaaaacTCAAATTTCAAAAActacttaggggctgttcattaaccacgtaggccaaattttggccatctcagaaccctctcccacctcgtagactttcgtacATACCCCCTCtcctcaaaaagtctacgtggttcatgGACGGCCTCTTATAGGAAAATTTATATACGTATACTGTGTTTttgggggattccttcagacaatccttcaaaattctttcaagaattcttctcaaAACACTTTGTGCAATTCTGGAATTAAGTATCATTTGAAACAATTCCAGCATGAATCTttacaggaatcccaggaaatatttctgacggaattgcaagattaatttctttaaaaacaccTTGTAGACATTgtgagaattccttaagaaattcttgcaggaaccctaggaagaactttcaaaggaatcttcataagatttttgaagaaatttttaggggAACCTTTTAAAAATCGCatcgaagaacttttgaagaaagcgTTTGCTTGCATTCTTGAAGAAAACTCAGAAACGCTGAAGAAGTtgttggagatatttttgaagggatGCCTGggggaacttccgaagaaatattTAGAACACTGGAAAATCaacagaatccctgtagaattctcAAGCAGTActgttgaaagaaaaaaaaattaaattcaattaaaaattaaattaaagaaaaatatctgaagaaattcatgaaggaaactcaggaggaatttctaaacaacttcctggaggaactactcggacacccctggtggaattcctagacaagtttaagaattttgttttcattcgttcaatgaaattcttggagtataTATACCTGGAGCAATCTTATGacgtatttctgaagtaattcctgtgagaatacctgcagaaacgcCTTGATAAGCTTCCGTAAAGatcttttgagatatttctaacgaaaattctgtaggaattcctaggaaatgttttaggatttcttgaaaaaaatctggacaaaTTCTTAGATTTACCCATAGAAGAAATgccagagatttttttggagaaaaatatGGAATatatcccgaaggaatctctaaatcACTGAAGATAATAAtgcaagaatatctggaagaattcctgtaggattttctggaattATGTCTGTATACATTCCTGcgtgaattttcaataaaatccaTATCTTATAGAAAatgctgaacaaatctctggtgggttTCTTAAAGAAACTGCTGtacgaatttttcagaaattcaaaattctgaagcaatatctGCAAGATTTTCAGAAGTAACCGCaggtagaatttatgaaaaaatccttgaaagaacttcttaatccctatagaaattttttgatgaatccctagagaaatttcagaaggattttccaaacagattttttcccaaggaaaaaaatatgaagtttcagaaagaatgtcaatatacatagaagaattcttggaaacaattctggataaatttttgcgcACATATTTGATGGaagcgctggagaaatttcctaaaatatcccaggaagaatttctgaagaaaccgctggtggagtttttgaaagaaattttggtATAATTTAAGACTaaactcctggaattatttctgaaagaaatcatgaaacaaTTTTGAACGGAATCGATAGAAGATTTCTCAAAGGAGTCCTTGGACAATATGAAgatatctcataaagaatttctgaagggattatagggaatttccttaaggattccctgaaaaaaaatctgaaggaatctgtcgagattttcaaaaaatcctttggacACGAGTACACGAcgaggtcaaatatttgacaaggaaggaACTGAAGAATCAGGATTGACCCAGGACCAATCCATACAATCTATACAATCCATTTAAATAAAGTCCTGTCATTTTTTTCCAGATATCATATGCTACTACGCGGCACACGGAAGATGGCCAAACTTCCCTTCACACCTACAGGTGGCAGTTCTTGACCTGGGAAGACACGTGTTTGCCATGGACGATTATGGACTGAGAAATTACTGTAGTAAATTCTTCCGTTTCACCATCGGGCATCGACCTTGCTGCTCTACTTCAGGTAAGTTCCTCCGGAGTTTCAATTTATTATATCAGCTTCATTTGTAAATACTGCTTATTCTTTATCTTTCCTAATGAATGTATCCTAAACtacaatttctcttaggatttcctATACCTATACCAATACCAATAGAACCTCCAAATATTACGTTCACGACTTCCACAACTACTACAACTACGTCTGCTCCAACTACCTGTATTTGTACTTGTGGTAGAAGATAGTATTCTGTCGGTGTTCACATGTTAAATACTCAAACAAATTCCAAACTTAAAATTATTTCGCTTCCTATAACAAGTTTATCCCATAGCAATTCTACCCGGTGGAGTTGGCCCCGGTCACATTGGATACGATCAAGTTCCCGGCAAGATACCGGCCAAACGTACCACCAAGAAGCCCATCCCTGCTCCAGATGCTGAATTCATTCCCGAAGTCGAACCGGAAGGAGGTGCAGGTGAAGATACTGAGACCGAAGAACCCGTGCCTGCTGAAGAAGAACCCGCTCCCGAAGGGGGAGGTGAAGACTACGACACGGGGCGATTGGTTGATCGCCAGCGTCAGAAGGAGCGACGGGGTTCGGAATGTCGAGAAGATGAGGTCGATTGTGGGAACAAAACGGTACCTTTCGTACCGTTACGCAATGGAAAGGATGCGAAGAAGTTGGATAAAAACAAGACTGGAGCGAGGAAACCAACGAGTGACGGAAGGTTAGGAAGTACCGGCATTCCTAAATAGGAAAATGGCGTTTTTTTGCGTGTGAAAATTGTAAACTAGATCTGTACTAAAAATATTTGTGTAGTGCGAACTGCGAACCATTGTCTTAACTTTAATCTTCGTTGGGTTGATATTTAAGCCTACttaataaattaacaaatatcctAACATtaaataatcaatataaataaaataaggattgagtgacagtttttttttttttttgtttaaaattgtaTTGGTCTTTTTGAAACtgttgtcgttttcgtttttattCAGTTCCAGCCTGGGTTGGAATTGGATAAGATCACATTTGCAACCGCAACCCGACTCAGGTTCGCTCCACCGATCCAGCTCCAACCCAGATTCAAACACGAATTCGACATATGAcataaggtcgaaaggacaaaaatttaaaaagtataactcaaaaacaaaaaaaagcctTTCGGATAGTTCTCGTTAACcgttaaccacagacaaacagacgtatcacttggaacaaaatgtgaTAAAattcatcgtcacgcaaacgtaatcgcccaacgctaattacgctgtggtacgcaaaccagTGAgaaatgcagctgagcagacacaaacacaAAGCTATCctaatcgtgaacaacagaagccagaatatattcgcacttccttcactcgcgagctaacgaagctggtcgcactcgtgattgattcgcgaagcagctcagaacatttttcaattttgtgaaaaaacgaatttacacggccgacacatttacttttcaggaacaataaaccaCAAAACACAACTATCTGATGAATaattattatgcttttggtcgaaatccgAAGTAAACGAACGtgcaaaaattgatttttaacctacttagaaatgtcgcaactcaatttggattagtgcatattgttgcacttaattagcttaatgatgcgcaacagaaaaaatagattcaaattaacTTCGCAGccgcaacttcgcatgtgcttctagcgacgacttcgatttggtggtgcgacgataatacttgttttgctattaaaatcgcactaaaatgcaatttccgcatctccacttgttcttcgcgaataaaaattcgtgagtatttttgtttttgttttgcatcatactcgtgaagcaagcgggtgcgaataaactcacacacggcttactctcggcaccgtgagtaagctgattgttggttttacactcgcgagttgattcaagatgagagtgtttccatctctgacgcaaacccactgagtagatggcggtagtgagcaaacgtcaaacaagagcaaaaacgatgcgagcgccatgagcgagcgatttgcgaactacggaatatatgaataatccgttaaaaaggaaaacaatgggaagtgagacgtctgtttgtctgtgcgttaACCTTTAAATTGTGTTTGCTCATCAATAACTCGAAAactaaaagttcaaattgaaCTTTTTCCACCTCAATAGAAAGGTACACTTCACTTGCAAACAGGAGAACATTGATAGTGAACTTTTAAGTGACCTTTGTGACAATTGAAGCAAATGTTCCTCTGAAATGCGTAAACGGGCTCTTCTGAATTCCCCTCAATCCTCCCGAGGACCCGCAAAActaccctgagatctcctggaactcctttaaagccccttgaaagcccactgaaacctcctgaaacgtccctgaaaaccTATTATGCCAACTTAAACTCATCTTAAATCTAAAATATTTCTTAGATctctgagaaatcccagaaaccaCCCTGAAACCTACTGACTCTCCCTGTAACATCCTTGAATCCTCACGAGACTCTCTGATCTGAGGCACCTCTGAAAGCCCACTGCAATCCCCCTGAAACTTCCCTGAACCATCATTGAATCTGccataaaaccctctgaaacgcctctgaaacctctcgAGAGAGGGGATCTCTTGacttgaaacccttctgaaatacCTGGAATCCCCTGAACCGCCCCTAAAGCTTACTGGAATTCCCCTAAAACCTCATGGAACCTTCGGAACCGCCACTGAGTCCTCTCGAGAGCCCCTTAACTATACTGAAATACCATAGAGAAACAGACGCGGcacttggaacaaatttcaattaaaaacatcgtcacgaaaacgcaaACGCCCAATACTAATCATgctgtgcttggccgggcaactactagatggcggtagtaagcaaacgtcaaacaggaacaaaacAGATGTGCCCTGCGAGTGGCCAATCGAccaactacaaaatatttgaatccACCGTTGAAAAGGTAATCGATGGAGTGCGAGTAGAGTGTGACGcccactgaaaccccctgaaactcactgGGATCCTCATGACGAGACCCGTGAAACGTctcctacccgagcaggaacaaataactgccacataaataactgcagcataccaaagtcaggtatcatatcaAAACAAGGTATTGATTAGTAATTGAGATATTAAAAATAGCTCATTTTGGTATTGTGTAGGTATTGCGTCACAGGCCGAAAATACCTCACTGAATTATTAGTCTGAGTACCTGCTTAATGgatagtacgctgatcgcaagaaattgcttggcctatctcgatgcgtggaaaattcaggcaaggaatcgctcaagaaataatagaacgtcgctttattccgaatcctagtacggagctgaaacgaaacgtcaaatcaaatgaggcatgctgtgttaaatttcttgaccattgaAAAAtctctatttgtatggaaaaatcttcGATTATTATTGAGGCAgagaaacagacataacactcaacataacaaagcaaagataaccgtacacatcgtagttgctactccgtgattgaccagaacaatcgaagttgcacagagatccaatgaatgaaGCTTGGGACtggctacacactctcaatgtgcacaattcgagagttcaatattttgaagtcAATAACGGCGTCGGCCACGTCCTCACGGtaatcgggaaaggggaaggaatgttagttcgacaactgttgtgactagaaaccgtggaatccacagcatccccacagttgtctcgggaaggagtatttgttagtagggtagggtaatgtgtggatcttggagccacggtcttcatcccgattatgatttatttggtcgcgatagtaagggtaatgctgCACATACGTCAACGCGTCGCCGCATTAATCGTTTACACAACCGtaaaaaccgactttcccacgaaagttatcgcgcgcttctgatttcgcattcaatattcgcgtccccaacTCCCTACCGAGATGCCCGAGTCGCGCGTTTTCcgcagtattgaacttagagtataggagaataaactttcaagcttagatagctattttcgaactATGTATTCTACTAATAGttgtcccatgtgttacctgtgatcgacagccgttgaggtaattaagccaattacatatgtggtgacgagtgtcttaacCATACACCTTTATACAGTACACTCATGCGCGTGCCACATATCCACCCACTTTGTGTCAAACCATGTGCTCCGCACCGCAGCAGAACAGTTAGTCTATTATACACTCTCGTGCGcagggttgccattatgccagatttatctggcactgccagattttcaggaggcaaaaagacaaaaagagaaaccagcgattttgccagatttttattTTCGAGACAGATTATTGATCAATGAAATTTCCCCcttgatgttttgaaaatttatcttATCGAACACAAAATTATGCGTCTTTCATCATGATCATTGCGCCAAAAACTCGAACAGATGCGCTGATGTTTTCCGTGCTTCTTTTGTCGTTAACTTTCTTGCACATTCAAGGTCGATTGCCTGATACTCGTTTTTCAGTAGAAGAAggctcaatgaatatttgtataattataATATACATTTAAAGATGTGTTACTCAGCTTTTGTACTATTGATTACTTTGTAGTGTTTTTGGTGGAAATTATAGCTATAATCGTAGCTGAGTGAAACGGAGAATCGACAATGTCATTTTGTTTTTAATATTCAATGCAGTAATAGTAAAGCTAGCACTACCGTTTCTCAATAACTGTGAACATTTTGCACCTTGAACACAATACTATCACTATGAATATTTATTTATGTAAACTATTATTTTTGTTTGTCATATTACACATGAAAGTGTTGTTGACAACATCTCTTTTTGTCACTAAATGTTTTGGAGAATAtccaataaaaaaatattattgaaaaacaACTCTGTTTTATAATTCAAATTATGCATTTAGTATAAATGCTATCAAAGTTTGAGATTTCCAAAGTTACGAGTAGCgccagattttgccagattttttattACTGATTTGCCAGATAAGTTCGAAAAAATAGTGGCAACCCTGCTCGTGCGTACCagacgcggttaccacaagtggcgacgaggagaaaaaaaaactacagtttGCTAGTTATTTGATTTGCAGATCATTCGCCTCGTGTTATTTTGGTGAAATTCAGTAATGagtggtagaaaaaaaaaataaagtgatgTATTTTGCTAATGATGATCTGCGATGAAAGAAAAAAAGAAGCTTTCCGCCGTGCGTGGGctgaaagtgaaaaaaaaatgatgctgAGCGTGAAAGAAAATTATGCTTGAAAATGGGCATTTTTgatgaataatttattggtgatTATGTTTCAAATTGTGCTAAGTGTGA contains the following coding sequences:
- the LOC109419646 gene encoding uncharacterized protein LOC109419646, whose protein sequence is MGAAHPIGVVLVAVLIWPNLSLGTFMPVRPPSSVTSNNGGYFGNGGVGVGVGPIATDEFHSGGAPIGGPVGSGAGSIVFPGPNDRRAAFYGLLKLPYIICYYAAHGRWPNFPSHLQVAVLDLGRHVFAMDDYGLRNYCSKFFRFTIGHRPCCSTSVYPIAILPGGVGPGHIGYDQVPGKIPAKRTTKKPIPAPDAEFIPEVEPEGGAGEDTETEEPVPAEEEPAPEGGGEDYDTGRLVDRQRQKERRGSECREDEVDCGNKTVPFVPLRNGKDAKKLDKNKTGARKPTSDGRLGSTGIPK